One part of the Tunicatimonas pelagia genome encodes these proteins:
- a CDS encoding cold-shock protein has protein sequence MKKGTVKFFNPAKGFGFIKPSDSGDDIFVHESGLTGEVRENDEVEYEEERGKKGMNAVNVKVVSSMS, from the coding sequence ATGAAAAAAGGTACTGTAAAATTTTTTAATCCTGCTAAAGGCTTTGGTTTCATTAAACCCTCTGATTCAGGAGATGACATTTTTGTTCATGAGTCAGGGCTTACCGGAGAGGTACGTGAAAACGATGAGGTAGAGTACGAAGAGGAAAGGGGTAAAAAAGGGATGAATGCCGTGAATGTGAAAGTTGTTTCCTCAATGTCATAA
- a CDS encoding Arm DNA-binding domain-containing protein translates to MTTQHTFSILFWLNKSKAKDGQAPIWVRITVDGKRKEVSVKQKLDMKLWNNKKGRANGTRQEAQEINLYLDQVQNQLHSIYQEMKAANELVTAEAIKNRFTGAEGMMDVKNDTLTSFLGRKPTTVMKFINRVYG, encoded by the coding sequence ATGACTACGCAGCACACCTTTAGTATTCTGTTCTGGCTCAATAAATCTAAGGCCAAAGATGGCCAAGCCCCGATCTGGGTCCGCATTACTGTGGACGGTAAACGTAAAGAAGTTTCGGTTAAGCAAAAGTTAGATATGAAGCTTTGGAACAATAAGAAGGGTCGTGCTAACGGCACCCGCCAGGAAGCCCAAGAAATCAACCTTTACCTCGACCAGGTACAGAACCAGTTACACAGCATCTACCAAGAGATGAAAGCGGCGAATGAACTGGTCACCGCCGAGGCTATTAAGAATCGATTCACTGGAGCCGAGGGTATGATGGACGTTAAAAATGATACGTTGACATCGTTCTTAGGCAGAAAACCGACAACTGTCATGAAGTTCATTAATCGGGTGTACGGATAA
- a CDS encoding ELWxxDGT repeat protein, protein MRITIIFVLLSTASTTTLAQLFLKEFKSTGESISFKNELYFAAEDQVHGMELWRSDGTVENTVLVKDITIGENGSSPKSFLVYNDQLLFSANDVRHGTEVWITDGTEEGTRLLVDHIPGTNSLNPRNWVVYQNRLLVLGNRDEVFEVFPSENRVACFPDCDRQLRAASLFTTSEGLYSFSDHREELSIYDESEQRFEPINAAGFENITRYRHHENRLYVAGSGKIGRVNEATREITVLSSWTIDRYGRIEVDNLTGVGDLLFFSVRLNFNRDNGGTKDSDALWVTDGTVQGTQMLKSFSFDPHAYNSEIMNFAAANGKLYFVGRTGYSSSANLWVSDGTEAGTQNVSDVVVVKYDDRDEQDARLTEWKNQLYGRTPVGLGIYDLNYPDSLYLFGGDFQEIDFKAGVGEDFYFAGVDRFHQDLWVDIPQPKISVSHSQLDFSALAADSCAQKTIRISNIGRKNLYLSDVTVSGNAYYISSDSDSPLLRPGESSDVQLTFFPDTAGLHDGLVSIVSNDQSEPTVNIPVSGASFTQALRDSSYCFGVATLTKKVTFSSTAQAIKLTKSTIDENQPSKTVVGVLSVSTQSQGYTFSLVPGEGDRDNRYFSISGNQLLSSQPIDFESTPLMSVRVKAESTQSTAEEVLLIAVTDVEENISVVCEDNMQYLDQKLEDVAFLDNNVVVAAGPNNIIKSTDGGTNWTDITPNLAAENYHTVQYPGDGYLYVTGSSFILKTDDLGEKWQILKISQQDDIITSLSFSDQNHAFVSTHTGNIYQSTDQGGHWKFQGAIDVGSRSYDRNNINVISFVDSLYGLAGDHRGKLYKTSNGGKDWSELSLNGIDEIGAVIQLQLLSRDVIYMVNRGGRAYKSTTGGNNWIPVSTIQKKISHLHMLDEQRGFFFNQDEGLYESTDGGNQWNLVCQSRGEVWGMATNEAGNNVIAVGQAISNYWEQHTHKLILASRNSVWETVSVLEIDQRTRLNMINKSSGFVKTNSYQGYTTAFITYDAGLTWKPFPLPTNDQGDLSMYNEKIGFYFTNDILYKTEDGGNNWNSIVNSRGIQSIKFLNDQIVLASSYKEVSRSTDGGNSWETILTNNESEYFHKLDFVNNTTGFIKRKNVVYKTEDQGKTWKNIFFDENIGIKGFDFLDANLGFLWSYERKYDNPAPPELYRTVDGGNNWEEIRRENNQQELTPTFLNKMIGWASFNSTIYYTEDGGRNWLRRYTTSDDAYLINVDGDVFISSSSGFADDARVLRKLEVEFKPVVAGNIVGEREVVGGSTYHYQAQTLQNATYQWSSTGGTIKRSAGPNVWVQWDAYVNENTLTLSSISACGTNMTTALNLTKRPMRTTPTDSTDNVEEEIITGGIQPSDVQHLLVYPNPVTQTLFIDLSQFRHPIEYLKVYNQLGKTIVEINRPVKNEFSIDFSGYKNGVYLIKAWSRSSHHSFKVLKVD, encoded by the coding sequence ATGAGAATTACTATAATATTCGTGCTCTTAAGTACGGCTTCTACTACTACATTGGCCCAGCTTTTTTTGAAAGAATTTAAATCTACCGGTGAATCCATATCCTTTAAGAACGAACTGTATTTCGCTGCTGAAGATCAGGTTCACGGTATGGAGTTGTGGCGAAGCGATGGAACGGTAGAAAATACAGTACTAGTAAAAGATATCACCATCGGTGAGAACGGCTCTTCTCCCAAAAGTTTTTTGGTGTACAACGACCAGTTGCTCTTTAGTGCCAACGATGTTCGTCATGGAACAGAAGTTTGGATAACTGATGGTACAGAAGAAGGTACCCGGCTGCTGGTAGATCATATCCCGGGAACCAACAGCTTAAATCCTAGAAACTGGGTCGTTTACCAAAATCGGCTGCTTGTTTTAGGCAATCGCGATGAGGTTTTTGAAGTGTTTCCCTCAGAAAATCGCGTAGCGTGTTTTCCTGACTGTGATCGCCAGTTACGGGCAGCATCACTATTTACCACCAGCGAGGGTTTATATTCTTTTAGCGATCACCGAGAAGAGTTATCAATATATGATGAGTCTGAACAAAGATTCGAACCTATTAATGCCGCTGGTTTCGAGAATATCACGCGCTATCGCCATCATGAAAACCGGTTGTACGTAGCCGGGAGCGGGAAGATAGGCCGGGTCAACGAAGCCACCCGTGAAATTACGGTGCTCTCTTCCTGGACCATCGATCGATACGGAAGAATAGAGGTTGATAATCTGACGGGGGTGGGTGACTTATTGTTCTTTTCGGTGCGCCTGAACTTTAACCGAGACAATGGCGGGACGAAGGACAGTGACGCTCTGTGGGTGACGGATGGGACGGTTCAGGGAACCCAGATGCTTAAATCTTTTTCGTTCGACCCACACGCGTATAATTCTGAAATCATGAACTTTGCCGCTGCCAATGGTAAGCTTTATTTTGTCGGCAGAACGGGCTACAGCTCCTCTGCTAACCTTTGGGTATCCGATGGCACCGAAGCCGGAACCCAAAATGTATCCGATGTGGTGGTCGTTAAATACGATGACAGGGATGAGCAGGACGCAAGACTGACCGAGTGGAAAAACCAGCTTTATGGTAGGACTCCCGTAGGCTTGGGCATTTATGATCTGAACTATCCTGACTCATTGTACTTGTTCGGGGGAGACTTTCAGGAAATAGACTTCAAAGCCGGGGTGGGAGAGGACTTCTATTTTGCCGGAGTGGATAGGTTTCATCAAGACTTATGGGTTGACATTCCCCAACCAAAAATTTCGGTAAGCCACTCACAACTAGACTTTTCTGCATTGGCGGCGGATAGCTGTGCACAAAAGACCATACGTATTTCCAACATTGGTCGCAAAAACCTTTACTTATCAGACGTTACGGTATCAGGTAACGCTTACTATATCAGTTCGGACTCAGACTCACCGCTACTTCGTCCCGGTGAGTCGTCTGATGTGCAATTAACTTTCTTCCCCGATACGGCAGGGTTACATGACGGATTGGTAAGCATCGTAAGTAACGATCAATCCGAACCAACGGTGAATATTCCTGTTTCTGGGGCATCGTTTACCCAGGCTTTGCGAGATTCATCGTATTGTTTTGGGGTAGCAACCCTGACCAAGAAAGTAACGTTCAGCAGTACCGCTCAAGCAATTAAACTTACTAAATCTACCATAGACGAAAACCAACCCTCAAAAACGGTGGTAGGAGTACTTTCGGTGTCGACTCAGTCCCAAGGCTATACTTTTTCATTAGTTCCGGGAGAAGGTGACCGGGATAATCGCTATTTTTCTATCAGCGGTAACCAGCTACTTTCCAGCCAACCAATAGACTTTGAATCCACTCCTCTGATGTCGGTACGAGTAAAAGCCGAAAGCACTCAAAGCACAGCGGAGGAAGTATTACTAATTGCAGTTACCGACGTTGAAGAAAACATCTCCGTTGTATGTGAAGATAACATGCAGTACCTCGACCAAAAGCTCGAGGATGTAGCATTCTTGGACAATAATGTGGTGGTTGCTGCCGGTCCGAACAATATCATCAAATCTACAGACGGTGGAACCAACTGGACGGATATCACTCCAAACCTAGCGGCCGAAAATTACCATACCGTACAGTATCCCGGAGACGGTTATCTGTACGTCACCGGTTCATCTTTTATTCTGAAAACCGACGACCTTGGAGAAAAATGGCAAATCCTAAAAATCTCTCAACAAGATGACATTATTACCAGCCTGTCGTTCTCTGATCAGAATCACGCTTTTGTAAGTACCCACACCGGCAATATCTATCAGAGCACCGACCAGGGCGGTCACTGGAAGTTTCAGGGGGCTATTGATGTCGGTAGTCGCTCCTACGATCGGAATAATATTAATGTTATTTCGTTTGTAGACTCACTTTATGGATTGGCAGGGGACCACCGGGGAAAACTGTATAAAACTTCCAACGGAGGTAAGGACTGGAGTGAGCTATCTTTAAATGGCATTGACGAGATTGGAGCGGTGATCCAACTACAGCTACTCAGTCGGGATGTTATTTATATGGTGAATCGTGGCGGAAGAGCGTATAAATCGACGACAGGCGGAAACAACTGGATTCCAGTATCTACCATTCAAAAAAAAATATCCCATCTACATATGCTCGACGAACAACGAGGTTTTTTCTTTAATCAAGACGAAGGGCTGTACGAATCAACCGATGGTGGTAATCAATGGAACCTAGTGTGTCAATCTAGAGGTGAAGTTTGGGGAATGGCCACCAATGAAGCAGGTAACAATGTCATTGCCGTGGGACAAGCAATTAGTAATTACTGGGAACAACATACTCATAAGCTTATCCTGGCTAGCCGCAACAGTGTATGGGAAACTGTTTCTGTACTGGAAATTGACCAGAGAACCCGGTTGAATATGATCAACAAGTCCTCAGGATTTGTTAAGACAAACTCTTACCAAGGGTATACAACTGCCTTTATTACCTACGATGCCGGGCTTACCTGGAAACCATTTCCATTACCAACCAACGATCAGGGGGATTTGAGTATGTATAATGAAAAAATTGGTTTTTATTTTACAAACGACATCCTGTATAAAACGGAAGATGGTGGAAACAACTGGAATTCGATAGTAAATAGTAGAGGAATTCAATCAATCAAGTTTTTAAATGACCAAATAGTACTTGCTTCTTCTTACAAAGAAGTATCAAGATCCACGGATGGGGGTAACTCTTGGGAGACTATATTAACAAATAATGAATCTGAATACTTTCACAAATTAGATTTTGTGAACAACACTACCGGATTTATTAAAAGAAAAAATGTAGTCTATAAGACTGAAGATCAAGGAAAAACCTGGAAGAATATCTTTTTTGATGAAAACATAGGAATAAAAGGGTTTGATTTTTTAGATGCCAATCTTGGTTTTCTATGGTCATATGAACGTAAATATGATAACCCAGCCCCACCGGAGCTTTACCGAACGGTTGACGGAGGTAACAATTGGGAGGAAATCCGCCGAGAAAATAATCAACAGGAGTTAACTCCAACTTTTCTAAACAAAATGATAGGCTGGGCAAGTTTTAACTCTACCATATACTATACTGAAGACGGAGGACGGAATTGGCTTAGAAGATACACAACAAGTGATGACGCATACCTGATAAATGTTGATGGAGATGTATTTATATCATCGAGTAGCGGCTTTGCTGACGATGCTAGAGTTCTTCGAAAACTAGAGGTTGAATTTAAGCCTGTAGTTGCTGGAAATATTGTGGGGGAGCGTGAAGTAGTAGGGGGAAGCACATACCACTACCAAGCACAAACACTTCAAAACGCAACGTATCAGTGGAGTAGCACCGGAGGCACAATAAAAAGGTCTGCTGGGCCCAACGTTTGGGTACAATGGGATGCTTATGTCAACGAAAACACGCTCACGCTCTCTTCAATAAGTGCCTGTGGCACTAATATGACAACAGCACTCAATCTTACGAAGAGACCTATGCGGACCACACCTACTGATTCTACGGATAACGTTGAAGAGGAGATTATTACCGGTGGAATACAGCCTTCTGATGTACAGCACCTTTTAGTTTATCCTAATCCGGTCACGCAAACCCTTTTTATAGATCTCAGCCAGTTTCGGCACCCAATAGAGTACCTCAAGGTGTATAATCAACTGGGGAAAACCATTGTAGAAATTAACCGTCCCGTAAAAAACGAATTCTCTATTGATTTTTCCGGCTACAAGAATGGAGTGTACCTTATAAAGGCTTGGAGTAGATCAAGCCATCACTCGTTCAAAGTACTTAAAGTCGATTAA
- a CDS encoding FG-GAP-like repeat-containing protein, protein MILILYLLATENKLGQSFQEVEITGGVGLWNADVQWGDMNGDGQLDLIHIGSLGGDPSFFIFYQDQGSFIPTSQLPIRTQAGVTHQSFDLGDFDRDGDIDIILSEGAHSKKLLILENTREGFREYTNQGFVINSVPSAAVMWGDYDRDGDSDFFFSKFKQLNIYQNRKGIFARSTDNSIRDLTYGNWVDLDGDQDLDLIGSVSEDNVARGYVWKNDGFGDFQRDILGYEAEIHDAQAADYDGDGKIDLLLKSYVQHSLQRLVSGNTETVSIDFPETNRALWGDFNNDGWYDILLNGHQYCANEAQQSYLYINQEGKDFTQAVLPEIKSLGRSVVATADYDKDGDLDVVMTGYKQFHLYRNLWIEQGKANTIPLPPAGLSEQVVDNQVSLSWSKDVDLETNVASLTYNVYVKDEQGSYVISPLSDTLSGFRRVARPGNASLNSGFTLRCLPAGTYAWAVQSVDANYRGSVFTAERKFTIQDNRPVAPKNAQSTTISNHSIRLEWKDESDSEAAYEIYRVSEDEEFTPIDRPLATLPKNVTSFLDTFNLTSNTSYTYKIVSANCTYPDKFFAQLEAATFPDPYEADFGLYLDETEGTFSSLADLDNDGDLDLLLSSANEETNATLATHVYLWQDTYYERTNQKFPPVFNDATLRWIDFNNDGYLDFWLNLRERWYVADSAGLFINDGTGHFTAQLPSEYLGDSIVLSSNFVWEDYDHDGDVDIMQSKGGYNEAHPITIYEQKDNREFLDSNITSIRGDIKSSQPWADYDNDGDLDIIVAQTTSCGVNRWVIYEQKASKVFEPNVLEGLPAVTAHLPLSRGKMTWLDYDGDGWLDILLAGSTYCGNGEGKVALLRNMGDRSFTEVFQDTFVREIYDIQIAWGDYDNDGDTDILIYGDPHGGAQHTHIYENQENLAFRETYPYLLKHTHQGHMSVGDIEGDGDLDVVVLGETDYVSPKVILYRNNMSPRWNRVNSPPESPTNLQASVSGSTVIFSWDASTDAESSSTHLTYNLFVKDANGRFVVHPYANENGVLQYPTLGNAQKNNFFVLTSLPEGIYEWGVQAIDNGHLGSAFSLAQTLMVDALTPTAIIEEQPHQPVLFYPNPVTQSPLYLKLPPGEIGTYDITIVDSFGKLCYSQQLAITTLYDPLEINWLANQSGVYMATVRHNDKVYHQKLIFLNLL, encoded by the coding sequence TTGATCTTGATCCTTTACTTACTTGCTACAGAAAACAAGTTGGGGCAATCATTTCAAGAGGTAGAAATCACGGGTGGCGTAGGGCTTTGGAACGCTGACGTTCAGTGGGGAGATATGAACGGCGACGGACAGCTTGATCTGATCCATATAGGTTCTTTAGGAGGTGACCCTAGCTTTTTTATCTTTTACCAAGACCAAGGTAGCTTTATCCCTACCAGTCAGCTTCCCATCAGAACGCAAGCCGGGGTGACGCACCAAAGCTTCGACCTGGGCGATTTTGACCGAGATGGCGATATAGACATTATCTTATCCGAGGGCGCCCACTCTAAAAAATTGCTTATTCTAGAAAACACCCGGGAGGGCTTCCGGGAGTATACCAATCAGGGATTTGTTATCAATAGTGTTCCCTCTGCCGCGGTGATGTGGGGCGATTATGATCGGGATGGTGATAGTGATTTTTTCTTCAGCAAGTTCAAGCAACTAAACATCTATCAAAATAGAAAAGGAATCTTTGCTCGGTCAACGGATAATAGTATCCGTGACCTAACTTACGGGAATTGGGTAGATTTAGATGGTGATCAAGACCTTGATCTCATTGGGAGTGTTTCCGAAGATAACGTAGCAAGAGGATACGTTTGGAAAAACGATGGGTTCGGGGATTTTCAGAGGGACATACTAGGGTACGAGGCAGAGATACACGATGCGCAAGCGGCTGATTATGATGGTGATGGCAAAATAGACTTACTCTTAAAATCATATGTACAGCATAGTCTTCAACGTCTGGTATCAGGAAATACCGAAACAGTAAGCATTGACTTTCCCGAAACAAACAGAGCACTCTGGGGAGATTTTAATAATGACGGGTGGTACGATATTTTACTCAATGGTCACCAGTACTGCGCAAACGAAGCCCAACAAAGTTACTTGTATATTAATCAGGAGGGAAAGGACTTTACCCAAGCTGTTCTGCCCGAGATTAAGAGCTTGGGAAGGAGCGTGGTAGCTACTGCTGATTACGATAAAGATGGCGACTTAGATGTTGTAATGACTGGGTACAAGCAGTTTCATCTGTATCGAAATCTTTGGATCGAGCAGGGGAAAGCTAACACCATCCCCTTACCACCCGCCGGACTCTCCGAACAGGTAGTAGACAACCAAGTAAGTTTGTCATGGAGTAAAGATGTCGACCTGGAGACCAACGTAGCTTCTCTCACCTACAACGTGTACGTTAAAGACGAACAAGGAAGCTATGTTATAAGTCCGTTATCGGATACTTTGAGTGGCTTTCGTCGGGTGGCTCGTCCGGGTAACGCTTCGCTCAATTCGGGTTTCACGCTTCGCTGCCTGCCAGCAGGAACATACGCCTGGGCAGTTCAAAGTGTTGACGCAAATTATCGGGGCTCGGTCTTCACGGCTGAGAGGAAGTTTACTATCCAAGACAATCGGCCAGTTGCGCCTAAAAACGCACAATCAACCACAATATCAAACCATTCAATCCGCTTAGAATGGAAAGATGAGTCTGACAGTGAAGCTGCGTACGAAATTTATCGTGTTTCCGAAGACGAGGAATTCACTCCGATAGATAGGCCGCTGGCCACACTACCGAAGAACGTTACTTCGTTTTTGGACACATTTAATCTAACCAGCAACACTTCGTACACTTACAAAATTGTCTCTGCTAACTGCACCTATCCCGACAAGTTTTTTGCCCAACTGGAAGCCGCCACTTTTCCTGATCCCTACGAGGCTGACTTTGGCCTTTATCTTGATGAAACGGAGGGAACGTTCTCGTCATTGGCAGATCTGGACAACGACGGTGATCTGGATCTATTACTGAGCTCAGCCAATGAAGAAACTAATGCTACTTTAGCGACCCACGTATATTTGTGGCAAGACACTTACTACGAAAGAACGAACCAAAAATTCCCCCCGGTATTCAATGATGCTACTCTACGTTGGATAGATTTTAATAACGATGGATACTTGGATTTTTGGCTGAATCTGCGCGAGCGTTGGTACGTCGCCGATTCGGCGGGACTATTTATCAACGATGGCACCGGTCATTTCACCGCTCAGTTACCTTCCGAGTATTTGGGAGACTCAATCGTATTATCTTCAAATTTTGTTTGGGAAGATTATGATCACGATGGTGATGTAGACATTATGCAATCAAAGGGTGGTTATAACGAGGCTCATCCGATTACTATTTACGAACAAAAGGATAATCGCGAATTTCTGGACTCAAACATCACTTCCATACGGGGAGATATAAAGAGCAGCCAACCATGGGCTGACTACGATAATGACGGTGACTTGGATATTATCGTCGCGCAAACTACCAGCTGCGGAGTCAACCGATGGGTTATCTATGAGCAAAAGGCCTCTAAAGTATTTGAGCCTAACGTGCTGGAAGGCCTGCCCGCTGTTACCGCTCATCTCCCCCTGTCGAGAGGAAAAATGACTTGGCTCGATTATGATGGTGACGGGTGGTTAGACATCTTGCTGGCTGGTTCAACGTACTGCGGTAATGGGGAAGGCAAAGTAGCATTGCTACGAAACATGGGCGACCGTTCGTTTACCGAAGTGTTTCAGGATACCTTTGTGAGAGAAATCTACGACATACAAATTGCCTGGGGAGATTATGACAACGATGGTGATACCGATATTCTGATTTACGGTGACCCCCACGGAGGTGCGCAACACACTCACATTTACGAGAACCAGGAAAATTTAGCTTTTCGGGAAACATACCCTTATCTACTTAAACACACGCATCAAGGGCACATGTCGGTAGGAGATATTGAAGGAGATGGCGACTTAGATGTGGTAGTCTTAGGAGAGACCGACTATGTAAGTCCTAAAGTTATTCTGTATCGTAACAACATGTCACCTCGCTGGAACCGGGTCAACTCCCCGCCCGAGTCTCCCACCAACCTTCAGGCTTCGGTATCGGGTTCCACCGTTATTTTCTCGTGGGATGCGTCTACCGACGCTGAATCATCCAGCACTCATCTTACGTATAACCTCTTCGTAAAAGACGCTAATGGAAGGTTTGTAGTACATCCCTATGCCAACGAAAATGGCGTGCTACAGTACCCTACGTTAGGCAATGCCCAAAAGAATAACTTCTTCGTACTTACATCGCTTCCCGAGGGAATCTACGAGTGGGGGGTTCAGGCCATTGACAACGGACACCTGGGTTCCGCCTTCTCATTGGCTCAAACTCTTATGGTCGATGCACTGACCCCCACCGCAATTATTGAAGAGCAGCCTCATCAGCCCGTACTTTTTTATCCAAACCCGGTCACCCAATCACCTTTGTACTTAAAGCTGCCTCCCGGGGAAATTGGCACTTATGATATTACGATTGTGGATAGTTTCGGTAAGTTATGTTATTCCCAACAGTTAGCAATAACTACCCTGTACGATCCATTGGAAATTAACTGGCTCGCTAACCAATCGGGGGTGTACATGGCTACGGTCAGACATAACGATAAGGTCTACCATCAAAAGTTAATATTCTTAAATTTGTTATAA
- a CDS encoding T9SS type A sorting domain-containing protein, giving the protein MTVFLLVPIAYAQGQVFDWALGSGGWTDDYTRDITVDHLGYVYVTGYVTNASIGDTILRDNGAFVMKLSNKGQVVWAKSFGQFDTSGVKIKVDSQGNVFLLGKYSHGFTVEGHTVYSTGIGLFLMKIDVNGTILFLKNYSTPRGNGRALGEGLAIDEQDNVYVGGHFNNFLVLGDSTYHVRGRQGFDHDLLLIKFSNEGEVLWVRTPGSNQKEFIHDVAVDSHGVYLVGDLSGRIITFEESTFQAPISGLGFVAKYTLDGEYQWAEVFHSPNHSRAFSVAVDHQGNVYASGIWTVRNYVHRSDKFIAKLSNEGQLLFTRFVEFGPTYTLKSGVTTNGTDVYFTSGLAAPYKAGHIQSDSSSTEQAAILKFSEIGYPQWLKLTEGSSNDEGVSIAVDGKAIFLAGNYKSDTLHLDASYTVNNSGNSDKDFFLAGAKDTTDNICPDPSSFTLSHVPNFCHGDSARLVIENPYAVYTEWYKDGRKLNFDNQRSIYVKQPGLYSVKINSNTRCPGIIEGVEVDLASNRTEDTDVVIHSNPISLFKYDSVTVCLGEKLILEVDYHPEYTYMWRNLHILNTDKNKATIITGATDTSFVILQIKNTVTSCSNQDTLYLISTAPPSLTVMPLGDSLVASGSLNYEWYFNGRLLEEFDGHVSVFPEENGYYKVGATNEAGCYSESDSVLVELVLGLEETPEDIRVYPVPFESKIYIKSTQTVEKATLMNINGKEVKSFPSAKVLEADDVRPGVYLLKIHTSSRIMLFKIQK; this is encoded by the coding sequence GTGACTGTTTTTTTACTTGTCCCAATAGCTTACGCGCAAGGGCAGGTGTTTGATTGGGCATTAGGCTCGGGGGGCTGGACAGACGACTATACTCGCGATATCACCGTAGATCATCTTGGTTACGTTTACGTTACTGGTTATGTAACTAATGCGAGTATTGGTGACACTATTCTTCGTGATAATGGTGCTTTTGTCATGAAGCTGTCAAATAAGGGGCAGGTTGTTTGGGCTAAAAGTTTTGGACAATTCGATACTTCAGGGGTTAAAATAAAGGTAGACTCACAAGGAAATGTTTTTTTGTTAGGCAAATATTCTCATGGGTTTACAGTCGAAGGACACACCGTGTATAGTACTGGGATCGGATTATTCCTCATGAAGATAGACGTAAATGGCACCATTCTGTTTCTGAAAAACTATAGCACTCCTCGTGGAAACGGGCGAGCCTTGGGTGAAGGCTTAGCTATAGATGAACAGGACAATGTTTACGTAGGAGGGCATTTCAATAATTTTTTAGTATTAGGAGACTCAACGTATCACGTGCGAGGAAGGCAAGGGTTTGACCATGATTTGTTACTGATCAAATTTAGTAATGAAGGTGAAGTGCTGTGGGTGCGAACTCCCGGGAGTAATCAGAAAGAGTTTATCCACGACGTAGCCGTCGACAGCCATGGTGTCTATCTGGTAGGCGATTTGTCTGGCCGCATCATTACTTTTGAGGAAAGTACGTTCCAGGCTCCTATCTCAGGATTAGGTTTTGTTGCAAAATACACCTTAGACGGGGAATATCAATGGGCTGAGGTATTTCATTCCCCGAATCATTCCAGAGCATTTTCGGTAGCGGTAGATCATCAAGGAAATGTCTACGCATCAGGTATCTGGACCGTTCGCAATTATGTTCATCGCTCCGATAAATTTATAGCGAAGCTTAGCAACGAAGGCCAGCTTCTGTTTACCCGATTTGTAGAATTTGGTCCGACGTACACGCTAAAAAGTGGAGTTACCACCAACGGCACTGATGTTTATTTTACGTCCGGATTAGCTGCGCCCTATAAAGCCGGTCATATACAAAGTGATTCCAGCAGTACAGAACAGGCAGCTATCCTAAAATTCAGCGAAATAGGGTACCCCCAGTGGTTAAAACTAACCGAGGGGTCGTCTAATGACGAGGGGGTAAGCATTGCGGTGGATGGTAAAGCTATATTCCTCGCAGGTAACTATAAAAGTGATACACTGCATCTTGACGCTTCTTATACAGTAAACAACAGCGGCAATAGCGATAAGGATTTTTTCCTAGCGGGTGCAAAAGATACTACCGATAACATTTGCCCTGATCCTAGTTCTTTCACACTTAGTCACGTACCAAATTTTTGCCACGGGGATTCAGCACGACTAGTCATTGAGAATCCCTATGCAGTTTATACTGAATGGTATAAAGATGGTCGGAAACTTAATTTTGATAATCAACGGAGTATATATGTCAAACAGCCGGGCTTGTATTCAGTGAAAATCAATAGTAATACTAGATGCCCAGGTATTATTGAAGGAGTAGAGGTTGACTTAGCATCAAATCGTACTGAGGATACCGATGTGGTCATACATTCAAATCCAATCTCGCTTTTTAAATACGATTCAGTAACCGTTTGTTTAGGAGAGAAATTAATCCTCGAAGTTGACTACCATCCAGAGTACACTTACATGTGGCGGAATCTACATATATTAAATACTGATAAAAACAAAGCAACCATAATTACGGGTGCCACAGACACCTCATTCGTGATCTTGCAAATAAAAAATACAGTTACTAGTTGTTCTAACCAGGATACCTTATATCTTATTAGCACCGCGCCCCCCTCTTTAACAGTGATGCCACTTGGTGATTCTTTGGTTGCTTCGGGTAGTCTCAATTATGAATGGTATTTCAATGGAAGGCTACTTGAGGAATTTGATGGACATGTCTCTGTTTTTCCAGAGGAAAATGGGTACTATAAGGTTGGGGCTACAAATGAAGCGGGATGTTATAGTGAGTCAGATAGTGTATTAGTTGAACTCGTATTGGGTTTGGAAGAAACCCCGGAGGATATTCGTGTGTATCCTGTTCCATTCGAGTCAAAGATTTACATTAAATCAACACAAACCGTCGAGAAGGCAACGCTGATGAACATCAATGGGAAGGAAGTAAAAAGTTTTCCATCGGCTAAAGTACTGGAGGCTGATGATGTCAGACCGGGTGTTTATCTACTGAAAATTCATACTTCCAGTCGCATAATGCTATTTAAAATACAGAAATGA